The Solanum pennellii chromosome 11, SPENNV200 genome contains a region encoding:
- the LOC107005161 gene encoding BTB/POZ domain-containing protein At3g44820 isoform X2 has product MRFPLMSRCGRIDKILGAVQGPHEGTFLTTLEDFPGGSDIFLVTVKFCYGIRIEYTPRNIVMIYCAADYLEMTEDYGEDNLLFKADAYFHKNILKNWKDCILALQSCDSVIPRADKLEIISKCSHALSVMVCTDPSLFGWPMLLYGCLQSPGGSILWNGINTGARIQTIESDWWFEDISYLSVPLFQRLIRTMEVRGIRHENLAGAMMYYCRKYLPGLGRWQSGQIGKTRTVASFSMTPAAVNQKVLLESVAKQLPELKGKSFCRFLLGLLRVALILGVQHTCLDSLERRIGMQLDLASLDGLLIPSYSDSDTLYNTDCVERMIHHFISSESGITAIPNPSSFEIGTSPSSRPLRRVAKLVDSYIAEVASDVNLKPEKVRSLAEALPESSRSLHDGLYRALDIYFKAHPWLSAKEKEQLCNILDCQKLSIDACAHASQNDRLPLRVVLQVLFFGQLQLRTAVAGRFQVLDTESGPAAPVTGPSDMAGQIVQRDGWVTVVRENQGLKVDLERMKSRVGELEEEFSKIKQEMRKVTKSHSYLSSPRFLARKFGCKLLNRSSDTQPDVVESTGPTPRASVEQPRSSRHRKSSSLIS; this is encoded by the exons TTTCCACTTATGTCGAGATGTGGAAGGATTGACAAAATACTAGGAGCAGTTCAAGGTCCACATGAAGGGACTTTCCTgacaactttagaagacttcCCTGGTGGAAGTGACATATTTTTAGTCACAGTTAAATTCTGCTACGGTATTCGAATAGAATATACCCCAAGGAACATAGTTATGATTTATTGTGCAGCAGATTACTTGGAGATGACAGAGGACTATGGTGAAGATAATTTACTGTTTAAGGCAGATGCTTACTTTCATAAGAATATTCTGAAGAATTGGAAAGATTGCATATTAGCTCTCCAAAGTTGTGATTCTGTCATACCAAGAGCAGACAAGCTAGAGATCATTAGTAAATGCTCGCATGCTCTCTCTGTGATGGTCTGCACAGATCCTAGTTTATTTGGATGGCCTATGTTGTTGTATGGCTGTTTACAGAGCCCTGGAGGTAGTATATTGTGGAATGGAATTAACACCGGTGCTAGAATCCAAACCATTGAATCTGACTGGTGGTTCGAAGACATCTCATATCTTTCTGTGCCATTATTTCAGAGACTAATTCGAACAATGGAAGTCAGAGGTATTAGACATGAAAATTTAGCAGGTGCTATGATGTACTACTGTAGGAAGTACCTTCCAGGACTTGGCCGGTGGCAGAGTGGGCAAATTGGTAAAACTAGAACAGTTGCTAGTTTCAGTATGACACCAGCTGCTGTCAATCAGAAAGTTCTTCTTGAAAGTGTTGCGAAACAGCTTCCTGAATTGAAGGGCAAGTCTTTTTGCCGTTTCTTGTTGGGACTTCTGCGAGTTGCCTTGATACTTGGTGTGCAGCACACATGCCTGGACTCGTTGGAGAGGAGAATAGGAATGCAGTTGGACTTAGCATCCCTAGATGGTTTGCTGATACCTTCCTACTCAGATTCTGATACACTATATAACACTGACTGTGTTGAACGAATGATTCATCATTTTATATCTTCTGAATCTGGGATCACTGCAATACCTAATCCATCTTCATTTGAGATAGGAACATCACCATCATCCCGCCCTTTAAGGAGAGTGGCGAAGTTGGTTGACAGCTATATTGCAGAAGTTGCATCTGATGTGAACCTAAAGCCGGAAAAAGTGCGTTCACTTGCTGAAGCTCTCCCAGAATCTTCAAGATCTCTGCATGATGGGCTATATAGAGCTCTAGATATATACTTCAAG GCGCATCCTTGGCTTTCAGCAAAAGAGAAGGAGCAGCTTTGCAACATCCTTGACTGTCAGAAGCTCTCTATTGATGCTTGCGCCCATGCATCCCAGAATGACAGATTGCCTCTTCGAGTTGTTCTCCAAGTTCTTTTCTTCGGGCAATTGCAGCTGAGAACAGCTGTAGCTGGTCGCTTCCAAGTCTTGGATACAGAGAGTGGTCCTGCAGCTCCCGTCACTGGCCCTAGTGACATGGCAGGTCAAATTGTACAAAGAGACGGATGGGTGACAGTCGTGCGTGAGAACCAGGGTCTAAAGGTGGACTTGGAAAGAATGAAGTCCAGGGTTGGTGAACTTGAAGAAGAATTCAGCAAAATCAAACAAGAGATGAGAAAGGTCACAAAGTCACATAGTTACCTCAGTTCTCCGCGCTTTCTTGCCCGAAAGTTTGGATGCAAGCTCCTTAACCGATCCTCGGATACTCAACCAGATGTGGTTGAAAGCACAGGTCCAACCCCAAGAGCATCAGTTGAGCAACCGAGAAGCTCAAGACACCGTAAAAGCTCCTCTTTGATTTCATGA
- the LOC107005161 gene encoding BTB/POZ domain-containing protein At3g44820 isoform X1 encodes MAPAAKVTGFYREGNDWFCNASLVSDFTLVVDGVNFHLHKFPLMSRCGRIDKILGAVQGPHEGTFLTTLEDFPGGSDIFLVTVKFCYGIRIEYTPRNIVMIYCAADYLEMTEDYGEDNLLFKADAYFHKNILKNWKDCILALQSCDSVIPRADKLEIISKCSHALSVMVCTDPSLFGWPMLLYGCLQSPGGSILWNGINTGARIQTIESDWWFEDISYLSVPLFQRLIRTMEVRGIRHENLAGAMMYYCRKYLPGLGRWQSGQIGKTRTVASFSMTPAAVNQKVLLESVAKQLPELKGKSFCRFLLGLLRVALILGVQHTCLDSLERRIGMQLDLASLDGLLIPSYSDSDTLYNTDCVERMIHHFISSESGITAIPNPSSFEIGTSPSSRPLRRVAKLVDSYIAEVASDVNLKPEKVRSLAEALPESSRSLHDGLYRALDIYFKAHPWLSAKEKEQLCNILDCQKLSIDACAHASQNDRLPLRVVLQVLFFGQLQLRTAVAGRFQVLDTESGPAAPVTGPSDMAGQIVQRDGWVTVVRENQGLKVDLERMKSRVGELEEEFSKIKQEMRKVTKSHSYLSSPRFLARKFGCKLLNRSSDTQPDVVESTGPTPRASVEQPRSSRHRKSSSLIS; translated from the exons TTTCCACTTATGTCGAGATGTGGAAGGATTGACAAAATACTAGGAGCAGTTCAAGGTCCACATGAAGGGACTTTCCTgacaactttagaagacttcCCTGGTGGAAGTGACATATTTTTAGTCACAGTTAAATTCTGCTACGGTATTCGAATAGAATATACCCCAAGGAACATAGTTATGATTTATTGTGCAGCAGATTACTTGGAGATGACAGAGGACTATGGTGAAGATAATTTACTGTTTAAGGCAGATGCTTACTTTCATAAGAATATTCTGAAGAATTGGAAAGATTGCATATTAGCTCTCCAAAGTTGTGATTCTGTCATACCAAGAGCAGACAAGCTAGAGATCATTAGTAAATGCTCGCATGCTCTCTCTGTGATGGTCTGCACAGATCCTAGTTTATTTGGATGGCCTATGTTGTTGTATGGCTGTTTACAGAGCCCTGGAGGTAGTATATTGTGGAATGGAATTAACACCGGTGCTAGAATCCAAACCATTGAATCTGACTGGTGGTTCGAAGACATCTCATATCTTTCTGTGCCATTATTTCAGAGACTAATTCGAACAATGGAAGTCAGAGGTATTAGACATGAAAATTTAGCAGGTGCTATGATGTACTACTGTAGGAAGTACCTTCCAGGACTTGGCCGGTGGCAGAGTGGGCAAATTGGTAAAACTAGAACAGTTGCTAGTTTCAGTATGACACCAGCTGCTGTCAATCAGAAAGTTCTTCTTGAAAGTGTTGCGAAACAGCTTCCTGAATTGAAGGGCAAGTCTTTTTGCCGTTTCTTGTTGGGACTTCTGCGAGTTGCCTTGATACTTGGTGTGCAGCACACATGCCTGGACTCGTTGGAGAGGAGAATAGGAATGCAGTTGGACTTAGCATCCCTAGATGGTTTGCTGATACCTTCCTACTCAGATTCTGATACACTATATAACACTGACTGTGTTGAACGAATGATTCATCATTTTATATCTTCTGAATCTGGGATCACTGCAATACCTAATCCATCTTCATTTGAGATAGGAACATCACCATCATCCCGCCCTTTAAGGAGAGTGGCGAAGTTGGTTGACAGCTATATTGCAGAAGTTGCATCTGATGTGAACCTAAAGCCGGAAAAAGTGCGTTCACTTGCTGAAGCTCTCCCAGAATCTTCAAGATCTCTGCATGATGGGCTATATAGAGCTCTAGATATATACTTCAAG GCGCATCCTTGGCTTTCAGCAAAAGAGAAGGAGCAGCTTTGCAACATCCTTGACTGTCAGAAGCTCTCTATTGATGCTTGCGCCCATGCATCCCAGAATGACAGATTGCCTCTTCGAGTTGTTCTCCAAGTTCTTTTCTTCGGGCAATTGCAGCTGAGAACAGCTGTAGCTGGTCGCTTCCAAGTCTTGGATACAGAGAGTGGTCCTGCAGCTCCCGTCACTGGCCCTAGTGACATGGCAGGTCAAATTGTACAAAGAGACGGATGGGTGACAGTCGTGCGTGAGAACCAGGGTCTAAAGGTGGACTTGGAAAGAATGAAGTCCAGGGTTGGTGAACTTGAAGAAGAATTCAGCAAAATCAAACAAGAGATGAGAAAGGTCACAAAGTCACATAGTTACCTCAGTTCTCCGCGCTTTCTTGCCCGAAAGTTTGGATGCAAGCTCCTTAACCGATCCTCGGATACTCAACCAGATGTGGTTGAAAGCACAGGTCCAACCCCAAGAGCATCAGTTGAGCAACCGAGAAGCTCAAGACACCGTAAAAGCTCCTCTTTGATTTCATGA